In a genomic window of Fusarium verticillioides 7600 chromosome 11, whole genome shotgun sequence:
- a CDS encoding ATPase → MTERHSIESPPDSIEMEHSTGSEGTYTRPSPLTRSNTMIMDEQDQQELQRIATGISQRRRQSFATVPSRIATINEEDPALDPANKAFDLSKWLPAFMRQLQEAGVGPKSAGVAFKNLSVYGTGAALQLQKTMADIVQAPLRIGEHLKSGKKEPKRILHQFDGLLRGGETLIVLGRPGSGCSTLLKAMTGELEGLHLGEEAMITYNGISQKDMMKEFKGETGYNQEVDKHFPHLTVGQTLEFAAACRLPTDPKKLGLAETREEVVKDATQIVMAVCGLSHTYNTKVGNDFIRGVSGGERKRVSIAEMMLAQSPMAAWDNSTRGLDSATALKFAQAIRLASDYTGSANALAIYQASQAIYDLFDKAVVLYEGRQIYFGPAHNAKAYFEKMGWECPARQTAGDFLTSVTNPQERKARPGMENKVPRTAEEFELYWHNSPECKRLREEIEVYQQDYPSDNRSEAIAPLRERKALVQDKRARDKSPYIISIATQIRLTTKRAYQRIWNDLSATATHVAIDVIMSLIIGSVYYGTGNGSASFYSKGAVLFMGILMNALAAISEINNLYSQRPIVEKHASYAFYHPAAEAISGIVADIPIKFISATVFNIILYFLAGLRREPGNFFLFFLITYISTFVMSAIFRTMAAVTKTVSQAMMLAGVMVLALVIYTGFMIRVPQMVDWFGWIRWINPIYYAFEILVANEFHGREFDCSQFIPSYSGLSGDTFICSAVGSVAGQRTVSGDAFIETNYRYSYSHVWRNFGILLAFLVGFMLIYFIATELNSKTASKAEVLVFQRGQVPAHLQDGVDRSATNEQLAVPEKTNEGQDSTAGLEPQTDIFTWKDVVYDIEIKGEPRRLLDHVTGWVKPGTLTALMGVSGAGKTTLLDVLAQRTTMGVITGDMLVNGRPLDASFQRKTGYVQHQDLHLETSTVRESLRFSAMLRQPSTVSDEEKHEWVEKVIDMLNMRDFASAVVGVPGEGLNVEQRKLLTIGVELAAKPKLLLFLDEPTSGLDSQSSWAIVAFLRKLADAGQAILCTVHQPSAILFQEFDRLLFLARGGKTVYFGDIGQNSRTLLDYFEKEGARACGDDENPAEWMLEIVNNATSSQGEDWHTVWKRSQERVAVEAEVARIASEMSSKNPQDDSASQSEFAMPFRAQLREVTTRVFQQYWRMPTYIMSKLVLGTVSGLFVGFSFYKPDNTFAGMQNVIFSVFMIITVFSTIVQQIQPHFITQRDLYEVRERPSKAYSWKAFIIANVIVEIPWQALTGILMYACFYYPVMGVQSSARQGLILLFMVQLMLYASSFAQMTIAALPDALTASSIVTLLVLMSLTFNGVLQSPDALPGFWIFMYRVSPFTYWVAGVVSTELGGRLVECSRSEVSVFNPPSGQTCGEYMKAYLTQAPGQLQNPDATSDCQYCSLSNADQFMAGNRIYYTERWRNFGIVWAYIGFNIFIAVASYYIFRVKKWNLGKKKKA, encoded by the exons aTGACGGAGCGACACTCAATTGAGAGTCCACCAGACTCAATTGAAATGGAGCATTCAACGGGCAGCGAGGGCACATACACCCGCCCATCGCCCCTTACACGAAGCAACACCATGATCATGGACgagcaagaccaacaagaacTGCAAAGAATCGCAACTGGCATTTCTCAACGCCGCAGACAGAGCTTCGCTACCGTGCCCTCCAGAATCGCTACCATCAACGAAGAAGATCCCGCACTAGACCCCGCAAACAAAGCCTTTGATCTGTCGAAATGGCTACCGGCTTTCATGCGCCAACTGCAGGAAGCAGGTGTCGGCCCCAAGAGCGCTGGTGTCGCATTCAAGAACTTGAGTGTTTATGGTACCGGAGCGGCGCTGCAGCTTCAGAAGACTATGGCAGATATTGTTCAGGCGCCATTGAGGATTGGTGAGCATTTGAAATCGGGCAAGAAAGAGCCAAAGAGGATTCTGCATCAGTTTGATGGCCTGCTGAGAGGTGGCGAGACGCTTATTGTTCTCGGTCGGCCTGGCTCAGGATGTTCCACACTTCTCAAGGCTATGACGGGTGAGCTTGAGGGACTGCATCTTGGAGAGGAGGCGATGATTACATACAACGGTATCTCGCAGAAGgatatgatgaaggagtTCAAGGGCGAGACTGGTTATAACCAAGAG GTCGATAAGCACTTCCCTCATCTCACGGTCGGCCAGACCCTCGAGTTCGCTGCTGCATGCCGTCTCCCCACCGACCCCAAAAAGCTCGGCCTTGCTGAAACTCGTGAAGAAGTAGTCAAGGATGCCACCCAGATCGTCATGGCAGTCTGTGGCTTGAGCCATACgtacaacaccaaggtcGGCAATGACTTTATCCGTGGTGTCTCGGGTGGTGAGCGAAAGCGTGTTAGcattgctgagatgatgcttgCTCAGTCGCCAATGGCTGCATGGGATAACAG TACACGAGGTCTAGACTCCGCAACCGCTCTCAAATTCGCCCAAGCCATCCGTCTAGCCTCCGACTACACCGGCTCCGCCAACGCCCTAGCAATCTATCAAGCCAGCCAAGCCATCTACGACCTCTTCGACAAGGCAGTAGTCCTCTACGAAGGACGCCAGATCTACTTCGGCCCCGCCCACAACGCCAAAGCGTACTTTGAGAAAATGGGCTGGGAGTGTCCTGCTCGTCAGACAGCGGGCGATTTCCTCACTTCCGTGACGAACCCTCAGGAGCGAAAGGCCAGACCGGGTATGGAGAACAAGGTTCCTCGTACGGCGGAGGAGTTTGAGCTCTACTGGCATAACTCGCCGGAGTGTAAGAGGCTgagggaggagattgaggtgTATCAGCAGGATTATCCTTCTGATAACCGCTCTGAGGCTATTGCGCCTTTGAGAGAGCGCAAGGCGCTTGT TCAGGATAAGCGTGCTCGAGACAAGTCTCCatacatcatcagcatcgcGACTCAGATCCGCCTGACGACCAAGCGCGCGTACCAGCGAATCTGGAACGATCTCTCCGCGACAGCAACACACGTCGCCATCGATGTAATCATGTCTCTAATCATCGGTTCAGTCTACTACGGCACTGGTAACGGATCCGCAAGCTTCTACTCCAAAGGTGCTGTTCTCTTCATGGGTATTCTCATGAACGCACTCGCCGCCATCTCCGAGATCAACAACCTGTACTCCCAGCGGCCTATCGTCGAGAAGCACGCTTCCTATGCTTTCTATCACCCCGCTGCTGAAGCCATCTCCGGCATCGTGGCGGACATACCGATCAAGTTTATCTCGGCAACTGtgttcaacatcattctGTACTTCTTGGCTGGTCTTCGTCGTGAGCCTGGTAACTTCTTcctgttcttcctcatcacgTATATCTCAACTTTTGTCATGTCTGCGATCTTTAGGACGATGGCTGCAGTCACGAAGACGGTTTCTCAGGCTATGATGTTGGCTGGTGTTATGGTATTGGCGCTTGTTATCTATACTGGTTTCATGATTCGTGTTCCGCAGATGGTTGATTGGTTTGGCTGGATTAG ATGGATTAACCCCATTTACTACGCCTTCGAGATCCTGGTCGCCAATGAATTCCACGGTCGCGAGTTTGACTGCTCCCAGTTCATCCCCTCCTACTCTGGACTCAGCGGCGATACATTCATCTGCTCAGCCGTCGGATCCGTAGCAGGCCAGCGAACAGTCAGTGGCGATGCCTTCATCGAGACCAACTACCGCTACTCCTACTCCCACGTCTGGCGCAATTTTGGCATCCTCCTTGCATTCCTCGTCGGATTCATGCTCATCTACTTCATCGCAACAGagctcaactccaagaccGCTAGCAAGGCTGAggttctcgtcttccagcGCGGTCAAGTCCCCGCTCATCTTCAGGACGGTGTTGACAGGAGCGCTACGAATGAGCAGCTCGCTGTGCCTGAGAAGACGAATGAGGGTCAGGACTCTACTGCCGGGCTTGAGCCACAGACTGATATCTTCACCTGGAAGGATGTTGTGTATGATATTGAGATCAAGGGTGAGCCGAGACGTCTTCTGGATCACGTCACTGGTTGGGTCAAGCCTGGTACCCTCACCGCTCTGATGGGTGTTAGTGGTGCCGGTAAGACTactcttcttgatgttttGGCTCAGCGAACTACCATGGGTGTCATCACTGGAGACATGCTTGTCAACGGAAGACCTCTCGATGCCAGCTTCCAGCGAAAGACAGGATACGTCCAGCATCAGG atcttcatctcgaaaCTTCTACCGTCCGCGAAAGTCTCCGCTTCAGCGCCATGCTTCGTCAACCCTCAACCGtgagcgacgaggagaagcatgAATGGGTCGAGAAGGTCATCGACATGCTCAACATGCGAGACTTTGCCAGCGCTGTCGTCGGTGTCCCCGGAGAAGGTCTCAACGTCGAGCAAcgcaagcttctcaccaTCGGTGTTGAACTCGCCGCTAAGcccaagctcctcctgttcctcgATGAACCTACCAGCGGTCTTGACTCCCAGAGCTCTTGGGCTATCGTCGCCTTCCTTCGCAAGCTTGCCGATGCAGGACAAGCTATCCTCTGCACCGTGCATCAGCCCAGCGCCATTCTGTTCCAAGAGTTTGACCGCTTACTCTTCCTTGCTCGTGGTGGTAAGACCGTGTATTTTGGTGATATTGGTCAGAACTCACGTACGCTTCTTGATtactttgagaaggagggtgcCCGGGcttgtggtgatgatgagaaccCAGCTGAGTGGATGCTCGAGATTGTCAACAACGCTACCAGCTCCCAAGGTGAAGATTGGCATACTGTTTGGAAGCGCAGCCAAGAGCGTGTCGCTGTCGAAGCTGAAGTCGCGAGGATTGCATCTGAGATGTCGTCAAAGAACCCCCAAGATGATTCTGCCAGCCAGTCCGAGTTCGCCATGCCTTTCCGTGCACAGCTTCGCGAGGTCACCACGCGGGTCTTCCAGCAGTACTGGAGGATGCCCACGTATATCATGTCGAAGCTCGTTCTTGGCACGGTCTCTGGTCTTTTCGTTGGTTTCTCTTTCTACAAGCCTGACAACACGTTTGCCGGCATGCAGAATGTCatcttctccgtcttcatGATCATCACAGTCTTCTCTACCATTGTTCAACAG ATCCAACCTCACTTCATCACCCAGCGTGACCTGTACGAAGTTCGCGAACGACCCAGCAAGGCCTACTCATGGAAGGCCTTCATCATTGCCAACGTCATCGTCGAGATCCCCTGGCAGGCTCTTACTGGCATTCTCATGTATGCCTGCTTCTACTACCCTGTCATGGGGGTGCAGAGCTCAGCCCGCCAAggtctcattcttctcttcatggTCCAGCTCATGCTGTACGCCAGCTCGTTTGCTCAGATGACCATCGCTGCTCTTCCTGATGCTCTCACTGCCTCGTCGATTGTCACTCTCTTGGTCCTCATGAGTTTGACCTTCAATGGTGTTTTGCAGTCTCCCGATGCTCTTCCAGGTTTCTGGATCTTCATGTATCGCGTTAGTCCTTTCACCTACTGGGTTGCCGGTGTTGTATCTACCGAACTGGGTGGACGTCTCGTTGAGTGTTCACGATCCGAGGTGTCTGTGTTTAATCCTCCATCGGGTCAGACCTGCGGCGAGTACATGAAGGCTTATCTCACGCAGGCTCCTGGTCAGCTTCAGAACCCTGATGCGACATCGGACTGTCAGTACTGTTCTTTGTCCAATGCCGACCAGTTTATGGCTGGTAACAGGATCTACTACACCGAGAGATGGCGCAACTTTGGCATTGTTTGGGCCTATattggcttcaacatcttcattgctgttgcttcttACTACATCTTCCGAGTTAAGAAGTGGAAccttggaaagaagaagaaggcctAA
- a CDS encoding MFS transporter, AGZA family, xanthine/uracil permease, which translates to MGWIGRINDGVANSRVGHWFQLEGSGHPRERPGSRFTTEIRAGIISFFAMAYILAVNSSIVADSGGTCVCDSTPDDPICAANSDYLLCKNEVKRDLVTATAAISALATFFLGALANMPVGISCGMGLNAYLAYDVVGFHGSGPVPYEVAMTAIFVEGLIFFGLTILGLRQWLARAIPRSIKLATGAGIGLFLTLIGLTYSEGIGLITGAVSTPVELAGCSPADKLEDGTCPGSHKMQNPTLWLAIFCGGILTVVLTMFRVKGAILIGIILVSICSWPRGTSITAFPYTPVGDDSFNFFKKVVDFHPITRILAVQKWDISAYSGQFGRALITFLYVDILDCTGTLYSMARFSNLIDEKTQDFEGSATAYLVDSLSITIGAVFGTSPVTAFIESGAGIGEGGRTGITAMMTGFCFFVSLFFAPIFASIPSWATGCVLILIGSMMMQAVVNINWRYMGDAVPAFLTIAIMPFTFSIADGLIAGICSYIVIQVLVWAVETASMGKLTATNKKDKDPWTWRIPGGILPGWLTRLFQGKKDFWRPYADETIDGNVGVNSHEMSRIGHNTDWVKPGEPLPHVVTEIYSGNDKR; encoded by the exons ATGGGGTGGATTGGTCGAATCAACGATGGCGTGGCCAACAGTCGCGTAGGCCACTGGTTTCAATTGGAGGGATCTGGCCAT CCCCGCGAGCGACCTGGTTCCCGATTCACGACTGAGATCCGAGCAGGCATCATATCCTTCTTCGCAATGGCATATATCTTGGCTGTTAATTCCAGCATTGTCGCTGACAGTGGAGGCACTTGTGTCTGCGACTCGACTCCCGATGACCCTATCTGTGCCGCCAACTCGGACTATCTCCTTTGCAAGAATGAGGTCAAGCGTGATCTGGTCACGGCCACTGCCGCTATCTCTGCTCTAGccaccttcttccttggtgCCCTCGCAAACAT GCCCGTCGGTATCAGCTGCGGAATGGGCTTGAACGCTTATCTCGCTTACGAT GTCGTCGGCTTCCATGGCTCTGGACCTGTCCCTTATGAAGTGGCCATGACGGCCATCTTTGTCGAGGGCCTCATCTTTTTCGGCCTCACAATTCTCGGTCTTCGACAATGGCTTGCTCGAGCTATCCCGCGTTCGATCAAGCTGGCTACCGGTGCTGGTATCGgtctcttcttgacactTATCGGCCTGACATACAGTGAAGGCATAGGTTTGATTACTGGCGCTGTATCAACCCCTGTCGAGTTGGCTGGCTGTTCTCCTGCGGATAAATTGGAGGACGGCACCTGTCCTGGCTCGCACAAGATGCAGAACCCGACTCTTTGGCTTGCTATCTTCTGCGGTGGTATCCTGACGGTTGTTCTAACCATGTTCCGCGTCAAGGGTGCTATTCTCATAGGCATTATTCTTGTGTCTATCTGTTCTTGGCCCCGCGGTACCTCTATCACAGCCTTCCCTTATACCCCGGTCGGCGATGACTCTTTCAACTTTTTCAAAAAGGTTGTGGACTTTCATCCTATTACCAGAATTCTAGCTGTGCAAAAGTGGGATATCAGTGCATATAGTGGACAATTTGGGCGCGCCCTTATCACGTTCCTCTACGTTGATATTCTTGACTGCACAGGCACCCTTTACTCAATGGCTAGATTCTCTAATCTCATAGATGAGAAAACTCAGGATTTCGAAGGATCTGCTACAGCATATCTCGTTGATTCCCTCAGTATCACTATAGGGGCTGTCTTCGGTACATCGCCTGTGACAGCCTTCATCGAGAGTGGAGCTGGTATTGGTGAAGGAGGGCGAACAGGAATCACAGCTATGATGActggcttttgcttctttgtctcGTTATTCTTTGCACCCATCTTTGCCTCTATACCTTCTTGGGCAACAGGCTGTGTCTTGATTCTAATCGGCTCTATGATGATGCAAGCCGTCGTCAATATTAATTGGCGATATATGGGTGACGCTGTCCCAGCGTTCTTGACTATCGCTATCATGCCCTTTACATTTTCAATTGCCGATGGCCTCATTGCTGGTATTTGCAGTTACATCGTTATCCAAGTTCTTGTATGGGCTGTGGAGACAGCTTCTATGGGCAAGCTGACTGCAACTAATAAGAAGGATAAAGACCCTTGGACATGGCGTATTCCTGGAGGCATCCTACCAGGGTGGCTTACACGTTTGTtccagggcaagaaggacTTTTGGCGCCCCTATGCGGATGAGACCATTGATGGCAATGTAGGTGTCAATTCTCATGAGATGAGCCGTATCGGACACAATACTGACTGGGTCAAGCCTGGTGAGCCTTTACCTCACGTAGTAACCGAGATTTACTCTGGAAATGATAAGCGATAA
- a CDS encoding CMGC/SRPK protein kinase: MSSHPPAPPSEPPWEDEDFRFATNGTACEWGEAYHPGGYHPIHLGDVMQERYRIIRKLGWGHFSTVWLAVDMQMNRYVSLKITLAAQKSDTGKEVSLYRSHLHDESPFLVVLHDTIRIKGPNGEHDGLAFETMGPNLTTLLKIRPEFQIGEPWERRFTTSFAKVALRDIIQALHFLHEHGVVHSDLHPGNILTCVEQPEVTPETEMNLKQSENDAQPLKRKDGKNDLWAPSYLLEPRPLNDHFSYDLQPLVKLSDLGGAFTEEDPIMGAKAITPVALRAPETILDERLSKGIDIWAFGCLVFEMIIGRSLFIAIQSLEGEDYDETSNDEHLIQISEVIGPLPQPLLEKWRRADQYFDTSGKRLEVKPQEDDYVSGDEDMELVDGTDEESDGPPLAYLGRFLSLEDQFMAERPGDIDEAEAKEIIALLRWVFQYDPADRPSTSDLIDHPWLRSAT, from the exons ATGTCTTCTCACCCTCCAGCGCCGCCTAGCGAGCCCCCttgggaagatgaggacTTCCGGTTCGCGACGAATGGCACTGCTTGTGAATGGGGTGAAGCATACCATCCGGGCGGTTATCACCCCATTCATCTCGGTGATGTGATGCAAGAACGATACCGCATCATCCGCAAACTGGGATGGGGCCATTTCTCCACCGTCTGGCTCGCTGTCGACATGCA GATGAACCGCTATGTGTCTTTGAAGATCACTCTTGCAGCTCAGAAAAGCGACACAGGCAAAGAGGTCTCTCTCTATAGATCTCACCTCCACGATGAGTCCCCATTTCTCGTAGTCCTTCATGACACGATCAGGATCAAGGGTCCCAACGGAGAACATGATGGCCTTGCTTTTGAGACCATGGGTCCGAACTTGACAACTCTTCTCAAGATTAGACCAGAGTTTCAGATTGGTGAGCCTTGGGAAAGAAGGTTTACAACTTCCTTTGCAAAGGTTGCGCTACGGGACATTATCCAGGCGTTGCACTTCCTTCACGAACACGGCGTTGTTCACAGCGATTTACACCCAGGCAACATCCTCACTTGTGTAGAGCAGCCAGAGGTTACTCCGGAGACAGAGATGAACTTGAAGCAGTCTGAGAATGATGCTCAGCCGCTCAAACGTAAAGATGGGAAGAACGATCTTTGGGCCCCATCATATCTTCTTGAACCTCGGCCTTTGAATGATCACTTCTCATATGACCTTCAACCCCTTGTGAAGCTCAGTGACTTGGGCGGTG CATTCACTGAAGAAGACCCCATAATGGGTGCTAAGGCTATCACCCCGGTTGCCCTGAGAGCCCCAGAGACGATTCTTGACGAACGTCTGAGCAAAGGTATCGACATATGGGCCTTTGGCTGTCTGGTTTTTGAGATGATCATTGGCCGATCTCTGTTCATCGCAATCCAATCTCTTGAGGGAGAGGACTATGATGAGACTTCTAATGACGAGCATCTCATTCAGATCAGCGAGGTTATTGGACCGCTACCCCAACCACTACTCGAGAAATGGCGGCGAGCAGATCAGTATTTTGATACAAGCGGTAAGAGGCTGGAGGTTAAGCCTCAAGAAGACGACTATGTGAGcggcgatgaggatatggagtTAGTAGATGGGACAGACGAGGAAAGTGATGGTCCTCCGCTCGCATATCTTGGTCgctttctctctctcgaGGATCAGTTTATGGCGGAAAGGCCAGGCGATATTGATGAGGCGGAAGCGAAGGAGATCATAGCGCTGTTGCGCTGGGTATTCCAATATGACCCGGCTGATCGGCCGTCAACCAGTGATCTGATCGaccatccttggcttcgttCAGCTACATAG